From Roseburia hominis, the proteins below share one genomic window:
- the rd gene encoding rubredoxin: MQKYMCEPCGYIYDPAEGDPDGGIAPGTAFEDIPEDWVCPVCGLGKDAFIPA; the protein is encoded by the coding sequence ATGCAGAAGTATATGTGCGAACCATGTGGTTACATTTATGACCCGGCAGAGGGTGATCCGGATGGCGGAATCGCTCCGGGAACCGCTTTCGAGGATATTCCGGAAGACTGGGTATGCCCGGTATGCGGACTTGGCAAAGATGCTTTTATTCCGGCGTAA
- a CDS encoding RNA polymerase sigma factor: MTDKLAVEQIKQGDYQALEFLINKYNHYISVILLNILGGLMEKEDVQEALNDVFLLLWRNIDKIDTQNYPDIKSYLAQIAKNTAKTKLRSLKQTLPLKEEILTNKDDEIERSNTREWLTSCIKQLGKPEQIVLVKYYYQGKSIKEISQEEQIPEATVKTRLRRGKAHLKSLLAKGE; the protein is encoded by the coding sequence GTGACCGACAAACTTGCAGTAGAACAAATTAAACAAGGCGACTACCAGGCACTTGAATTTTTAATAAACAAATATAATCATTATATTTCCGTCATCCTTCTGAATATTCTGGGAGGATTGATGGAAAAAGAGGATGTTCAGGAAGCACTAAATGATGTCTTTTTACTATTGTGGCGAAATATAGACAAAATCGACACACAGAATTATCCCGATATCAAAAGCTACCTGGCTCAAATCGCAAAAAACACAGCAAAAACGAAACTGCGATCACTCAAACAAACGCTTCCCCTAAAGGAAGAAATCCTGACAAACAAAGACGATGAGATTGAACGAAGCAACACCCGGGAGTGGCTTACAAGCTGTATAAAACAACTGGGAAAACCGGAGCAGATCGTACTTGTGAAATACTACTATCAGGGCAAATCAATAAAAGAAATTTCACAAGAGGAGCAGATTCCCGAGGCCACCGTCAAGACAAGATTGCGTCGTGGCAAAGCCCACCTCAAATCATTACTTGCGAAAGGAGAATAG
- the murI gene encoding glutamate racemase, translating into MKIGIFDSGIGGLSVLHLARKMMPHAEFVYYADEKHVPYGEKTVEAIRGFVEEILYFLIEQKVDAIVIACNTATSVANKEFREKFPVPIVGMEPAVKMAVEHQHEKGKRILVAATPVTIAGDKLHLLLERVDKNHEADLVSLPKLVRFAEKGDFETSEIDAYLQAELRRFDLAQYEAVVLGCTHFNYFKENFRRVFPVTVHFVDGNEGTIRQLMRVLGQVDAQEEEARVRKITYYFSGIPVTEAERKKVEEYLHQLDKMAEIS; encoded by the coding sequence ATGAAGATTGGTATTTTTGATTCGGGAATCGGCGGCTTGTCCGTATTGCATCTGGCAAGGAAGATGATGCCCCATGCCGAGTTTGTGTATTATGCAGATGAAAAGCATGTGCCTTACGGCGAAAAAACGGTGGAAGCGATTCGGGGATTTGTGGAGGAGATCCTGTATTTTTTGATTGAACAGAAGGTCGACGCGATCGTGATTGCTTGTAATACGGCGACCAGCGTGGCAAATAAAGAGTTCAGGGAAAAGTTCCCGGTTCCAATCGTGGGAATGGAGCCTGCGGTCAAGATGGCGGTGGAGCATCAGCATGAAAAAGGTAAACGGATTCTCGTGGCGGCAACTCCGGTGACCATCGCAGGGGACAAGCTTCATCTTTTACTGGAGCGGGTAGACAAGAATCATGAGGCGGATCTGGTATCGCTGCCGAAGCTGGTGCGGTTTGCGGAAAAAGGCGATTTTGAGACAAGCGAGATTGACGCGTATTTGCAGGCGGAGTTGAGACGATTTGATCTTGCACAGTATGAAGCGGTCGTGCTGGGCTGTACGCATTTTAATTATTTTAAAGAAAATTTCAGGAGAGTCTTTCCGGTCACGGTGCATTTTGTTGATGGAAATGAGGGGACAATCCGGCAGCTTATGCGTGTTCTGGGGCAGGTGGATGCACAGGAAGAAGAGGCGCGCGTTAGGAAAATCACATATTATTTTTCCGGTATTCCGGTAACGGAAGCGGAAAGGAAGAAAGTGGAGGAGTATCTGCATCAGTTGGATAAAATGGCGGAGATATCATGA
- a CDS encoding helix-turn-helix domain-containing protein, which translates to MEVLDGEKLFDKLHRINYLMAETDALYHQASLKLGISDSAMRVLYAIYDSGESCSPSSIYKASGVSKQTINSVVRKLEKYADSLRKQVEKL; encoded by the coding sequence TTGGAGGTTTTAGATGGAGAAAAATTATTTGACAAATTACATCGAATCAATTATTTGATGGCTGAGACAGATGCACTTTACCATCAGGCGTCTCTAAAGCTTGGCATATCTGACAGCGCGATGCGGGTGCTGTATGCGATTTACGATAGTGGAGAGAGCTGTTCACCGAGCAGTATTTATAAAGCATCCGGAGTGAGTAAACAGACGATCAACTCAGTGGTCCGCAAGTTGGAAAAATATGCGGATTCTCTTCGGAAGCAGGTGGAAAAGTTATGA
- a CDS encoding desulfoferrodoxin family protein, translating into MEQGTKFYKCEECGSVVELLEGESAPLESCGGKLKEMKANTSEGAGEKHIPEVEVKGNMAIVKVGSVLHPMTEEHNIGWVALYTNEGVYRKKLEPGKDPVVKFLLSEGEKVSAVYAYCNQHGLWKK; encoded by the coding sequence ATGGAACAGGGAACAAAATTTTACAAATGTGAAGAGTGCGGCAGCGTTGTAGAACTTTTGGAGGGGGAGAGTGCGCCGCTTGAGAGCTGCGGAGGCAAATTAAAAGAGATGAAAGCCAACACCAGTGAGGGAGCCGGGGAGAAGCACATTCCGGAGGTAGAGGTGAAGGGGAATATGGCGATCGTGAAAGTGGGGAGTGTCCTGCACCCGATGACGGAGGAACACAATATCGGCTGGGTGGCGCTCTACACCAACGAGGGCGTGTACCGGAAAAAGCTGGAGCCGGGCAAAGATCCGGTGGTGAAATTCCTTCTTTCAGAAGGCGAGAAAGTATCGGCGGTGTATGCTTACTGTAATCAGCACGGATTATGGAAGAAATAA
- a CDS encoding HD domain-containing protein, with protein sequence MELKQQLIREMIQYETGAPGRIQHFLKVHSFAELIGKGEHLEEDVQSTLEIASIVHDIGIKPAMEKYASGAGNLQELEGPPVAEEMLTKLGCPQDVISRVSYLVGHHHTYSHIEGIDYQILVEADFLVNLHENQATEETILNTYHNIFKTETGKYICKTMFGLEEK encoded by the coding sequence ATGGAATTGAAACAACAATTAATCCGGGAAATGATTCAATACGAAACAGGAGCCCCCGGCCGGATCCAGCATTTTCTCAAGGTCCACAGCTTTGCCGAGCTGATTGGGAAGGGCGAGCACTTAGAGGAGGACGTACAATCCACCTTAGAAATTGCCTCTATCGTCCACGACATCGGCATCAAACCGGCTATGGAAAAATACGCCTCCGGTGCCGGAAATCTTCAGGAGCTGGAAGGCCCGCCCGTAGCCGAAGAAATGCTTACAAAACTTGGCTGCCCGCAGGACGTTATTTCCCGCGTTTCTTATCTGGTCGGCCATCATCATACTTACTCTCATATTGAAGGAATCGATTATCAGATTCTCGTGGAAGCAGACTTTCTTGTAAATCTGCATGAGAATCAGGCGACGGAGGAGACGATCCTGAATACTTACCATAATATTTTCAAAACGGAGACGGGGAAATATATCTGCAAGACCATGTTTGGCTTGGAGGAAAAATAA
- a CDS encoding M3 family oligoendopeptidase: protein MKFSEMVYERPDLEALKEQLTSLTKRLKEAKDYESAKAVFLEKETLEKHISTLGTLAEVRHTIDTRDTFYDEEMRFWDTSNPVLAEYSQAWTKAMLESPFRPDFEKEYGNLMFVGAEMELKTFSPEIIPDLQKENELKTAYEKLLASAQIPFEGKVYTLSQITPLKNDADDARRLAAWKAEGQWYKDNQAEFDDLYDKLVHVRDEIGRKLGYDGYTELGYYRMQRNCYTKEDVEKFRKAVVKYMVPVADKICREQAKRLGTEYPMSFADNALEFRSGNPKPFGTPDEILEQGRKFYDELSPQTSEFFRTMLDNELLDVLSTEGKAGGGYCTSISDYEVPFIFANFNGTKHDVEVITHEAGHAFAMWTNRKRVPMSYVWPSLEACEVHSMSMEFFAWPWAEGFFGEDTRKFYYSHLAGALTFIPYGTMVDHFQHIVFEKPDMTPKERHGVWKELLGVYMPWLKLDGDIPFYSEGEGWQRQHHIYSSPFYYIDYCLAQTVALQFWARIQKDPKEAWKHYMAYTKQGGSRVFTELLKHADLDSPFEESCLKGVCEAADKWLGEFDMDGIC from the coding sequence ATGAAGTTTTCAGAAATGGTGTATGAGCGCCCGGATCTGGAGGCGCTGAAAGAACAGCTTACGAGTCTTACAAAGAGACTGAAGGAAGCGAAGGATTATGAGAGTGCGAAAGCGGTTTTTCTGGAAAAGGAGACGCTGGAGAAGCACATCAGCACGTTAGGGACACTGGCTGAGGTGCGACATACGATCGATACCCGGGATACATTTTATGATGAAGAGATGAGATTCTGGGACACATCGAATCCGGTGCTGGCAGAGTATAGTCAGGCATGGACGAAGGCGATGCTGGAAAGTCCGTTCCGCCCGGATTTCGAGAAAGAATACGGTAATTTGATGTTCGTGGGTGCGGAGATGGAACTGAAAACATTTTCACCGGAGATTATTCCGGATCTCCAGAAGGAGAATGAGCTGAAAACGGCTTATGAGAAGCTCCTGGCGTCCGCGCAGATTCCGTTTGAGGGAAAGGTTTATACGCTTTCTCAGATTACGCCGCTTAAGAATGATGCGGACGATGCGCGTCGTCTGGCAGCATGGAAGGCGGAGGGACAGTGGTATAAGGACAATCAGGCTGAGTTTGACGATCTTTATGACAAGCTGGTTCATGTGCGCGACGAGATTGGAAGAAAATTAGGATATGACGGATATACGGAGCTGGGGTACTATCGTATGCAGCGGAATTGTTATACGAAAGAGGACGTGGAGAAGTTCCGTAAGGCTGTTGTGAAATATATGGTTCCGGTAGCGGATAAGATTTGCAGGGAGCAGGCGAAACGTCTGGGTACGGAGTATCCGATGAGTTTTGCGGATAATGCTCTGGAGTTCCGTTCCGGTAATCCGAAACCGTTCGGTACGCCGGATGAGATCCTGGAGCAGGGAAGGAAATTTTATGACGAGCTGTCGCCACAGACCAGCGAGTTCTTCCGTACGATGCTGGATAATGAGCTTCTGGACGTGCTTTCTACCGAAGGAAAGGCAGGCGGCGGATACTGTACCAGTATTTCAGATTATGAGGTGCCGTTTATTTTCGCGAACTTTAATGGGACAAAGCATGATGTAGAGGTTATTACGCATGAGGCAGGACATGCGTTTGCGATGTGGACGAACCGGAAGCGGGTGCCGATGTCTTATGTGTGGCCGAGTCTTGAGGCGTGTGAAGTACATTCTATGTCTATGGAATTCTTTGCATGGCCCTGGGCGGAAGGATTTTTCGGAGAAGATACCCGGAAATTCTACTACAGCCATTTAGCTGGCGCGCTGACCTTTATTCCGTATGGAACTATGGTGGATCATTTCCAGCATATCGTATTTGAAAAACCGGATATGACTCCGAAGGAGCGTCATGGCGTTTGGAAAGAGCTTCTTGGCGTGTATATGCCGTGGCTTAAGCTGGACGGCGACATTCCGTTCTACAGCGAGGGAGAAGGCTGGCAGAGACAGCACCATATTTATTCTTCACCGTTCTATTATATTGATTACTGTCTGGCGCAGACGGTGGCGCTTCAGTTCTGGGCTCGGATTCAGAAGGACCCGAAGGAAGCTTGGAAGCACTATATGGCATACACCAAGCAGGGCGGAAGCCGGGTATTTACCGAGCTTTTGAAGCATGCAGATCTGGACAGCCCGTTTGAAGAAAGCTGCTTGAAGGGTGTATGTGAGGCGGCTGATAAATGGCTTGGCGAATTTGATATGGACGGGATTTGCTAA
- a CDS encoding ATP-binding protein, with translation MFVGREKELENLNAMYLDDHFQMLVLYGRRRVGKTTLLNEFCKDKSSIFYSAEQSTNKLNLEKFSALVFGHYGETTLEPFSSWENALTYIDNRQQDERLILVIDEFPYLVKKNRALLSEFQHLIDHRLQNGKMFVILCGSYMGFMEKEVLGSKSPLFGRRTGQLHMKSFDYRTSMKFLEGFDTEDKLKLYGAFGGTALYLQQVVPDKDFEYNIKNAFLRVTAYLYEEPLLLLRQEVQEPGIYSAIIEAIAGGASKSNEIATKIGEETAKCLKYIGVLCELGILYKEIPFGEKETSRRTLYGISDFMFRFWYRYVYANRSLVETGAVDAVMQRRIEPNYNDYMGIVFERICREYLLAKNAVGDLPILFTAIGRWWGTNPVSHSQVEIDLIANDGADYLICECKWRNEKLDLGVVKKLMEKADIFSKNRNKTWFVLFSKGGFTDAVIEAAQKDDKIILVGLDDIMALCS, from the coding sequence ATGTTTGTAGGAAGAGAAAAAGAGCTTGAAAATTTAAATGCAATGTATCTTGACGACCATTTTCAGATGCTTGTACTGTATGGGCGAAGACGCGTTGGAAAAACCACACTGTTAAACGAATTTTGTAAAGATAAGTCATCGATTTTCTATTCTGCTGAGCAAAGTACTAACAAATTGAACCTGGAAAAGTTTTCAGCGTTGGTTTTCGGACATTATGGGGAAACCACATTGGAGCCGTTTTCTTCATGGGAAAATGCTTTGACATATATAGATAATCGCCAACAGGATGAAAGGTTGATTTTAGTCATTGATGAGTTCCCGTACCTTGTAAAAAAGAATCGTGCGCTGTTGTCGGAATTTCAGCATTTGATTGATCACAGACTGCAAAACGGTAAGATGTTCGTCATTTTATGCGGCAGCTATATGGGCTTCATGGAAAAGGAAGTACTTGGCTCAAAGAGTCCTCTTTTCGGTCGGAGAACGGGACAGCTTCATATGAAATCGTTTGATTATCGCACCAGTATGAAATTTTTAGAAGGATTTGATACTGAGGATAAATTGAAGCTGTACGGCGCATTTGGCGGTACAGCACTCTATTTGCAGCAGGTTGTGCCTGATAAAGATTTTGAATACAATATTAAAAATGCCTTTTTGCGAGTGACGGCATATCTGTATGAAGAGCCGCTGTTACTGCTTCGGCAGGAGGTTCAGGAGCCGGGAATCTATAGCGCGATTATTGAAGCGATTGCCGGAGGCGCGTCAAAGTCCAATGAGATTGCCACGAAAATCGGAGAAGAGACAGCGAAATGTCTGAAGTATATCGGAGTGCTGTGCGAGCTTGGGATTTTGTATAAAGAAATCCCGTTCGGAGAGAAGGAAACCTCAAGAAGAACCTTATATGGCATCTCAGACTTCATGTTCCGATTCTGGTACCGTTATGTTTATGCAAATCGTTCTCTTGTGGAGACAGGTGCTGTGGACGCGGTGATGCAAAGGAGAATCGAGCCGAACTACAACGATTACATGGGAATTGTATTTGAAAGAATATGCCGGGAGTATCTTTTGGCTAAAAACGCAGTTGGTGATTTGCCAATTTTGTTTACAGCAATTGGCAGATGGTGGGGAACCAATCCGGTAAGTCATTCACAGGTTGAAATTGACCTAATTGCGAATGACGGTGCGGATTATCTCATTTGCGAGTGCAAATGGCGAAATGAAAAGCTAGATTTGGGCGTGGTAAAAAAGCTGATGGAGAAGGCGGATATATTTTCCAAGAACCGGAATAAGACGTGGTTTGTGCTTTTCTCTAAAGGCGGGTTCACGGACGCGGTTATTGAAGCGGCACAAAAAGATGATAAAATTATTCTTGTAGGGCTTGATGATATCATGGCATTATGTAGTTAA
- a CDS encoding LamG domain-containing protein gives MNYTYQYVVLSMDGEKTVEGGSEIGIKMDGSVPFTIDGWIRTSESFVKKQIISKKGVFSMGVDGEKLFLHIEGYPSVMASASKGTVVAGEWTHVCAVYSNSAVFLYINGVSNIYASIDGSGQDNSEPFLFGEGLCGLVRQVRIFNCALDSDQVNRYMMVTDLSNQDFKDKLAAYFDFSQVPAAERIGGLPVIIPEASMQQAVSQGALFHGNSYLTIDRENNINPAGGGNDSYTVQGWVFLEPDREEGRYTVFANGDVNDWAGMSLYIEEEDGKYYAKAARASGTGEDTILSSVSEIAERQWVNIAVTYSVDTMKLYVNGELDATLTGLYPIHILLPIPHLRIGAEVVENNPSGQNWFSGCISRLDIWERGVSAEEIKQYAEKTPETEVEGLLASYSFHLLDGGNACTCNIIGERNELRYGEVFAAVSNQQISDISEAVEAWEEPLTQEQLEQFRQEAFGGKNGEPAAFTVTSHRIGDTVYFVAHDRASSYTMCQADANDIDPLTQWYIELVLLVVGGVISILFGVSVRGSSSRLMEILLRFCQNPQLRTLFAEAITPATIFQVFKLLMSTGALVDVLRAILTGFGWWKVAWMVAKMCILAAASWAGSWVYYATAIGVLAAELLMHWKKYADIVCDIGLSSVRFHHMLQGDATVSLRINKRNIVPVPEWTSSNRNCSHAAYRIDAFSGGHGNVIVQASFQSTVNDAFSRDIRCIDKSKEKLFGNSNTVNVNMSGGSSVPYYVSFTFPNHKLASLGVGVSEVELCWQEKDRSGNWKDITETTHTIYRILHDPYAPWDSYAPLEKKEPWVKVLEYACTWAKGETTKEGVASKIVTTINKSLKLKYDDKDGKSFYTKVYINKGWYFLLTRFLSHLQGMPYSDVVNCTDCATICATFANAVGCSLSEKRMMDTKDDFGFECNKILAIGSTTWKIPFNTGFNYHEVCMMEPLQGKGSVIDNNAYKVYDACLMVDGSTNPDSDNGRISQLPLGMQFSLFPDGTLPSAIPSGESYREHLAKNSDDGVGRCLYDTDFNNERLFIYKQVE, from the coding sequence TTGAATTATACATACCAATATGTCGTGCTTTCGATGGATGGGGAAAAAACGGTGGAAGGCGGTAGCGAAATCGGGATAAAAATGGATGGGTCAGTGCCATTCACGATAGATGGCTGGATCAGGACGAGCGAGTCCTTTGTCAAAAAGCAGATCATTTCCAAAAAGGGCGTTTTCAGCATGGGTGTGGACGGCGAAAAGCTGTTCCTGCATATAGAAGGCTATCCCTCTGTGATGGCGTCTGCCAGCAAGGGTACTGTTGTCGCAGGTGAGTGGACTCATGTTTGCGCTGTTTACAGCAATTCAGCCGTTTTCCTTTATATCAATGGTGTTTCCAATATTTACGCAAGCATCGACGGTTCCGGTCAGGATAACAGTGAACCCTTCCTTTTCGGGGAGGGCCTCTGCGGTCTGGTCAGACAGGTGAGAATCTTTAACTGCGCCTTGGACAGCGATCAGGTAAACCGATACATGATGGTGACAGACCTTTCCAATCAGGACTTTAAAGACAAGCTGGCGGCATATTTTGATTTTTCTCAAGTTCCCGCAGCGGAGCGCATAGGCGGTCTTCCGGTCATAATCCCGGAGGCATCCATGCAGCAGGCCGTTTCTCAGGGGGCACTTTTTCATGGCAACTCTTATCTGACGATCGACCGGGAAAACAATATTAATCCGGCGGGAGGCGGCAATGATTCCTATACGGTACAGGGATGGGTGTTCCTGGAGCCGGACAGAGAAGAGGGGCGTTATACGGTTTTCGCCAACGGTGATGTCAATGACTGGGCGGGTATGTCCCTGTATATAGAAGAGGAAGACGGAAAATATTATGCCAAAGCGGCGAGAGCCAGCGGTACGGGGGAGGATACGATTTTGTCTTCCGTTTCTGAGATAGCAGAAAGACAATGGGTAAATATTGCCGTCACGTACTCGGTCGACACGATGAAGCTGTATGTGAACGGAGAGCTGGATGCAACACTGACAGGACTGTATCCGATCCATATTTTGCTGCCAATCCCGCATCTCAGGATCGGGGCGGAGGTGGTTGAGAACAATCCTAGCGGTCAGAATTGGTTTTCCGGCTGCATCTCCCGGCTTGATATCTGGGAGAGAGGGGTGTCGGCAGAGGAAATAAAGCAATATGCGGAAAAGACCCCGGAGACAGAGGTGGAGGGGCTTCTTGCCAGCTATTCCTTCCATCTGTTGGATGGAGGGAATGCATGTACCTGCAATATTATCGGGGAACGTAACGAGCTGCGGTATGGCGAGGTTTTTGCCGCAGTTTCGAATCAGCAAATCAGTGATATAAGTGAGGCGGTGGAAGCCTGGGAAGAGCCTTTGACGCAGGAACAACTGGAGCAGTTTCGGCAGGAGGCGTTTGGCGGAAAGAATGGAGAGCCAGCCGCTTTTACGGTCACTTCCCACAGGATTGGTGATACAGTCTATTTTGTGGCGCATGACAGAGCTTCTTCCTATACGATGTGCCAGGCGGATGCAAATGATATTGATCCGTTGACACAGTGGTATATAGAGCTTGTGCTGCTTGTCGTGGGCGGCGTCATAAGCATCCTGTTTGGTGTAAGCGTCAGGGGTTCAAGCAGCAGGCTCATGGAAATCCTGCTGCGCTTCTGCCAAAATCCTCAGTTGCGGACCTTATTTGCGGAAGCCATCACCCCGGCAACGATTTTTCAGGTTTTTAAGCTTCTTATGAGCACCGGTGCCCTTGTGGATGTGCTTCGGGCAATTCTGACAGGCTTCGGCTGGTGGAAGGTAGCCTGGATGGTTGCCAAGATGTGCATTCTGGCCGCGGCGTCCTGGGCAGGGAGCTGGGTCTATTATGCCACTGCCATTGGCGTCCTGGCAGCGGAGCTGTTGATGCATTGGAAAAAATACGCGGATATAGTCTGTGACATCGGGCTGTCCAGTGTTCGGTTTCATCATATGCTTCAAGGGGATGCGACTGTTTCTTTGCGAATTAACAAGCGTAATATTGTTCCCGTGCCGGAATGGACCAGCAGCAATAGGAACTGTTCCCATGCCGCTTATCGAATTGATGCATTCAGTGGCGGCCATGGCAATGTAATCGTCCAGGCATCTTTCCAAAGTACGGTAAACGATGCATTCTCCAGGGACATCCGCTGTATTGACAAGAGTAAGGAAAAGCTTTTTGGGAATTCCAATACAGTGAACGTGAATATGTCCGGCGGAAGCTCTGTCCCGTATTATGTCAGCTTTACATTCCCTAACCATAAGCTTGCTTCCTTGGGAGTTGGCGTTTCAGAGGTGGAACTCTGTTGGCAGGAGAAGGACAGAAGCGGGAATTGGAAAGATATTACAGAAACGACCCATACGATTTATAGGATTCTGCATGATCCGTACGCGCCATGGGATTCGTATGCGCCATTGGAGAAGAAAGAACCTTGGGTAAAGGTTCTGGAGTATGCCTGCACATGGGCGAAGGGGGAGACGACAAAGGAAGGCGTCGCTTCTAAGATTGTGACAACGATAAATAAGTCCCTGAAACTCAAATACGATGACAAGGATGGCAAATCTTTTTATACGAAAGTTTATATAAATAAAGGATGGTATTTTCTGCTGACCCGTTTCTTATCACATCTGCAGGGAATGCCTTATTCCGATGTGGTAAATTGCACAGATTGCGCCACAATTTGTGCAACCTTCGCCAATGCGGTTGGATGCAGTCTCAGCGAGAAACGGATGATGGACACGAAAGACGATTTTGGATTTGAATGTAATAAGATTCTTGCAATCGGATCTACAACATGGAAGATACCTTTTAACACTGGTTTTAATTATCATGAGGTCTGCATGATGGAACCGCTGCAGGGAAAGGGTTCGGTTATAGATAATAATGCTTACAAAGTCTATGATGCTTGCCTGATGGTGGACGGGAGCACGAATCCGGATTCGGATAATGGCAGGATATCCCAGCTGCCGTTGGGTATGCAGTTTTCCCTGTTTCCGGACGGGACTCTGCCCTCTGCCATCCCCAGTGGGGAATCCTACCGTGAGCATCTTGCAAAAAACTCCGATGACGGGGTCGGGCGATGCTTGTATGACACAGATTTTAATAATGAACGACTTTTTATTTATAAACAAGTTGAATAG
- a CDS encoding phospho-sugar mutase — protein MDYKKEYNRWLDNVVDHEIIEELKSMNDAQIEDAFYQDLAFGTGGLRGIIGAGTNRMNIYTVAKASQGLANYLEGGSVVIGYDSRIKSEVFAKTAAGVFAAKGIQVYIWPELLPVPTVSYAVRNLGASAGVMITASHNPSNYNGYKVYGCDGCQITTEAAAEILTEIKRLDIFADVNVICYDRALENEKIKYIDDTVLTGFISEVKGQSVLFGEEIDRNVTIVYSPLNGTGLKPVSRVLKESGFTNITIVEEQRNPDGNFSTCPYPNPEIREAMELGLEYCKKTGADLLIATDPDADRCGIAIRDGEDYRLLTGNEVGLLLLDFICSQRRKHGKMPDHPVFVKTIVTMDLAEKIAKHYGVQTVNVLTGFKFIGEVIGRLKDEKNYICGFEESYGYLTGTYVRDKDAVNAAFMICEMFAFYRTHSISLLQKLNDIYVTYGYCFNTLHSFVFEGSTGMQKMAEIMSGFRRRVGIIGGMKVENALDYSVGIDNLPKADVLKFILENGSVVIRPSGTEPKLKVYISVTAMNRIEARKTERLIVADIERYM, from the coding sequence ATGGATTATAAGAAAGAGTACAATCGTTGGCTTGACAATGTGGTCGACCATGAGATAATAGAAGAGTTGAAAAGTATGAATGATGCTCAGATCGAGGATGCTTTTTATCAGGATTTGGCATTTGGCACAGGTGGTTTGCGTGGTATCATCGGTGCTGGCACAAATCGTATGAATATTTATACAGTAGCGAAGGCGAGTCAGGGTTTGGCGAATTATCTTGAGGGTGGTAGCGTGGTTATTGGTTATGACAGCCGGATTAAGAGCGAAGTATTCGCCAAGACGGCAGCAGGCGTGTTTGCTGCAAAAGGTATCCAGGTTTATATCTGGCCGGAATTGTTGCCAGTTCCTACAGTGAGTTATGCGGTTAGGAATTTGGGAGCGTCCGCTGGTGTGATGATAACGGCTAGCCACAATCCCAGCAATTACAATGGCTATAAGGTTTATGGATGCGATGGTTGCCAGATTACCACGGAAGCAGCGGCAGAAATATTGACAGAGATTAAGAGACTGGATATCTTCGCTGATGTAAATGTTATTTGTTATGATAGAGCTTTGGAGAATGAAAAGATTAAATATATTGATGATACAGTCCTCACAGGCTTTATATCAGAGGTAAAAGGTCAATCGGTTCTCTTTGGAGAAGAGATTGATAGGAATGTTACTATTGTTTACAGTCCGCTGAACGGAACCGGACTCAAGCCGGTTTCAAGAGTACTTAAAGAAAGTGGTTTTACCAATATTACAATTGTTGAAGAGCAGAGGAATCCTGATGGTAATTTTTCGACCTGCCCATATCCAAACCCTGAAATCCGAGAAGCAATGGAGTTGGGATTGGAGTATTGCAAAAAGACTGGAGCTGATCTACTTATTGCAACTGATCCGGATGCAGACCGGTGCGGTATTGCTATTCGAGACGGAGAAGATTATAGACTCCTGACCGGTAATGAAGTCGGTTTACTTCTCTTGGATTTTATCTGTTCTCAGAGACGGAAACATGGCAAAATGCCTGACCATCCTGTGTTTGTAAAAACTATTGTTACAATGGATTTGGCTGAGAAGATTGCTAAGCATTATGGGGTACAGACGGTCAACGTCCTTACAGGTTTCAAATTTATCGGGGAAGTTATTGGCCGATTGAAAGATGAGAAAAACTATATCTGCGGATTTGAAGAGTCTTATGGTTATCTTACTGGAACATATGTCAGAGATAAAGATGCAGTAAATGCAGCTTTTATGATTTGTGAAATGTTTGCATTTTATCGCACCCATAGTATTTCGCTTCTTCAGAAACTTAATGATATTTATGTTACCTATGGTTACTGCTTTAATACACTCCATTCTTTTGTATTTGAAGGTTCCACAGGAATGCAGAAGATGGCTGAAATTATGTCTGGTTTTCGTAGGAGAGTTGGTATAATCGGTGGGATGAAAGTAGAGAATGCTCTGGATTATAGCGTTGGTATTGATAATCTGCCGAAGGCAGATGTATTAAAGTTTATTCTTGAGAATGGTTCGGTTGTAATACGGCCAAGTGGTACTGAGCCTAAATTGAAGGTTTATATAAGCGTTACTGCTATGAATAGAATAGAGGCAAGAAAGACAGAAAGACTCATTGTCGCAGATATAGAGAGGTACATGTAA